Proteins encoded within one genomic window of Lynx canadensis isolate LIC74 chromosome B4, mLynCan4.pri.v2, whole genome shotgun sequence:
- the SPSB2 gene encoding SPRY domain-containing SOCS box protein 2, translating to MGQTALAGGGSSTPTPQTLYPDLSCPEGLEELLSAPPPDLGAQQRHGWNPKDCSENIEVKEGGLCFERRPVAQSTDGARGKKGYSRGLHAWEISWPREQRGTHAVVGVATALAPLQVDHYAALLGSNSESWGWDIGRGKLYHQSKGFGAPQYPARPQGEQLEVPERLLVVLDMEEGTLGYAIGGTYLGPAFRGLKGRTLYPAVSAVWGQCQVRISYLGGRRAEPHSLLHLSRLCVRHALGDTRLGQVSALPLPPAMKRYLLYQ from the exons ATGGGCCAGACGGCCCTGGCAGGGGGCGGcagcagcacccccaccccacagaccTTGTACCCTGACCTCTCCTGTCCCGAGGGTTTGGAGGAGCTGCTGTCTGCTCCCCCTCCTGATCTGGGAGCCCAACAGCGCCACGGCTGGAACCCCAAGGACTGCTCGGAGAACATCGAGGTCAAGGAAGGGGGGTTATGCTTCGAGCGGCGGCCCGTGGCCCAGAGCACTGATGGGGCCCGGGGTAAGAAGGGCTACTCGAGGGGCCTGCACGCCTGGGAGATCAGCTGGCCCCGGGAGCAGAGGGGTACCCACGCCGTGGTGGGCGTGGCCACGGCCCTCGCCCCGCTGCAGGTTGACCACTATGCGGCGCTGCTGGGCAGCAACAGCGAGTCGTGGGGCTGGGACATCGGGCGGGGGAAGCTGTACCATCAGAGCAAGGGGTTCGGGGCCCCCCAGTATCCAGCCAGACCTCAGGGTGAGCAGCTGGAGGTGCCGGAGAGGCTGCTGGTGGTTCTGGACATGGAGGAGGGAACTCTGGGCTACGCTATTGGGGGCACCTACCTGGGGCCAGCCTTCCGAGGACTGAAGGGCAGGACCCTCTATCCGGCAGTAAGCGCTGTCTGGGGCCAGTGCCAGGTCCGCATCAGCTACCTGGGCGGAAGGAGAG cgGAGCCACACTCCCTTCTGCACCTGAGCCGCCTGTGTGTGCGCCACGCCCTGGGGGATACCCGGCTTGGCCAGGTATCTGCTCTGCCCTTGCCCCCTGCCATGAAGCGCTACCTGCTCTACCAGTGA